tagtttctttgAAGATTTCCAGTTGATTTTACTTCTGACTTTTAACCATCAGTTCTGCTCTTCAAGTAGTAGTTATTGACAAAGCAAATCACATAATCAACTATAAATAGTACTATATATGTGTTAGTTTGAAACTTCGGAAAACAAACTTAATAAGAACTCACCGAGAGAATTTTGACAAGGActacaattttttcaaataactTCCAGCATAAGATGAAATAATCTTACAGGAATTGATAATAAGTATTACACACGTACATTATTCACAAAGAATTGTGGTTTGTGGTTAATGTATACGCAAACTGTGATTTGGCCTCGAAGAGGTGACTGTAGGATAATCTCATCATGTCAAAGAGGGGCTTTGGAGGAGGAAAGTGGTGTATTGCAGGAGACTTCAACTCGATTAGTAGTGTTGAAGAGAGGAGGGGCTTAAGTCAAGGGACCTCACCAACATCAGAGATGAGGGAGTTTAGGAGTTTTGTGGAGGATTTGGAGTTGGAGGATTTACCTCTCTTGGGCCGTCGTTTCACTTGGTTCCACTCTAATGGTAGAGCTATGGGCCGGATTGACCGTTTTCTTGTATCTCCGGAATGGCAATCCGATTGGGGTCCTAACCTTCTGTGGGTGCTACCCCGTGACGTTTCCGATCATTGACCTTTGATTCTGAAGAGAAATGGAGTTGATTGGGGTCCGAAACCTTTTAGATTCAACAATGCTTGGCTTGAGCATAGGAATTTCTTAAAGGTGGTAGAAGATGGCTGGAATAATCAGAATGTGTATGGTTGGATGGGGTACGtgttgaaagaaaaattgaaggaGCTTAAATCGACTTTGAGAGCGTGGCACCGTGAAGAGTTTGGGGGAGGGGAAGAGAGAATAAAAATTCTTGTAGAGGATATTATGGAGTTAGATATCCGACGAGAGTTGGTAGGGTTGTCGGAGCAAGAGTTGTGAGCCGAAAGACAAAGTTTGGAGATCTATGGAAGCGGTTGCGAAGTAAAGATCAAGAGATATTTCAAAGTTCTAGAGCCAAATGGCTTGGGTTTGGTGATGCAAACTCCAAATATTTCCATAGTTGCATCAAAAAGCGCTATAGGAGGAATTCTCTTCTGGCCCTCAAAGTGGGGGATACTTGGCTGGAGTCGCCGGTTCTTATTTGGGAGGCAGTGAAGACGTTTATCGAAAATCATTTTTCTGTCCAATATTCTGTTAGACCGACCCTTGAAGGGGTCACTTTCCCAATGGTATTGGAAGCGGAAAATGAGCTTCTAATTCAGCCTTTTTCGATAGAGGAAATTGAGGAGGTGGTTAAGGGTTGTGATGGGAATAAAAGTCCGGGTCCGGACGGTTTCAATTTTGCTTTTGTGAAGAAGTGTTGGGACATCTTGAAAACTGAAATCCGTGTGATGTTTGAGCAATTTCATGGGAACGCTACCTTGCTGAAGTGCTTCCTTTCGTATTTTGTTGCTTTGATTCCAAAGGTTAATTCCCCTTTTGGTTTGTCAGACTTTAAGCCTATCTCTTTTTTAGGTTGTCTATACAAGATCCTTGCAAATGTGTTGGCTGTGAGAATGGCAAACGTGATGGACTCAATTATAGCCACGACGCAATCCACTTTTATTAAAGGGCGCAATTTAGTGGATGGGGTCGTTGTAGTGAACGAGGTGATTAATTTGGCTAAGAAGACGGGGAATGAATGCTTGGTCCTTAAAGTGGACTTTGAGAAGGCTTACGACTCAGTAGATTGTGGATCGGCTGGATGCGCATTTGTGTCTTTGCAGGAAATATGTCGGTTCTTGTAAATGGCTCCCCGACGGAGGAAGTTAACATTCAGCGGGGTCTTAAACAAGGAGATCCCTTAGCTCCTCTGTTGTTTCTTTTAGTCGCAGAGGGTTTTGCAGGTGTGATGCGGAAGGCTGTTCAAGAGGAGATGTTCGTAGGCTTTGCTATTAGACAATCCGGTATGGTGATCTCATATATGCAATATGCAAATGATGCTTTGTGTATTGGAGAGGCGACAGTTCAAAATCTTTGGACTATTAAAGCAATACTTCGTGGCTTTGAGATGGCTTTAGGGCTCAAAGTTATTTTTTGGAAGAGTAGTCTTATGGGTATTAATGTGACGGAAGATTTTATGGTTATGGCCTCCACCTTTTTAAATTGTAAGTACTTGGGTCTTCCGATGGTGGCGACTCCGAGGCGTATTTCAACTTGGAAACCGCTACTTGGCTAACTCCGTAGTAGGTTGAATAGTAGGGGTAACAAGCACCTAAGCTTGGGAGGTAGGATTGTACTTCTAAATTTGGTTTTGAACTCAATCCCAATTTTCCTTATGTCCTTCTTGAAGATGCCGGTGCAAATTGGTAAAAGAATTGTGCGGATTCAACGTGAATTCTTGTGGGGTGGAGTGAGGGGAGGTCAGAAAATATATTGGGTTAAATGGAATGTGGTGTGCCAACCGAAGAACAACGGTGGTTTAGGTGTGAGAGATATAAGGGTGGTGAATCTTAGTTTGTTAGCTAAATGGAGATGGAGACTAATTCAAGATGACAATTCGCTTTGGAAAAAAGGTGCTCATTGCGAAATATGGGGAGTTTATTTCTCGTCGTGTGGGGTTGGAAGATGTGAACTTCCCCGCCTACTCCTCGTGTTGGTGGAAGGACATTGTGGGGTTGGAAGATGCGGTGAGTCCTAGGAATTGGATAAAGGAGGCTACAGTGAGAAAGGTAGGTGATGGTGGATCTACACTTTTTTGGACTGGCACTTGGGAGGGAGGAACCCCTTTTGTGAGATTTTCCCTAGGTTGTTTGCACTATCGGAACAAAAAGAGGTCGGTTAGGGAGTTATTGGCAGAAGGTGTAGACCGAGTCGTGTGGATTTAGAGGAGAAGGTTATTCCAATGGGAGAAGGATTTGGTGTGTCTTTTTTGATTGATCTCGTCCGGGGAGTCCAATTGTCAATGGATAGTGATAGATGGGTTTGGTTGCTGAATAGTGGAGGCGAGTTCTCGGTGAAGTCCGCCTACGAAGCCTTGGCAAAAGCTCTTGTAGGTGGTGAGGCTGTTCCATTATTGGAGGCATCCGTCTTTAAGAAAATTTGGCTTAGTCCGGCTCCTTCTAAAGTTATTTCTTTCTCTTGGCAACTTCTCCATGATCGAATTCCTTCTAAAAGTAATCTAGTCAGACGCAGGATAACACTTGATTTGGAGGCTCAAACTTGTGTTTGGTGTTTGGGTTCTACAGAGTCAACTGTGCATCTCTTGGCCCATTGTGATTTCTCTCAGAGAGTGTGGAGGGCAGTTTTTAAATGGCTGCAAGTGGACTTCTTAATTCCGCCTAACTTGTTTATCCTGttccttaatttttattatgctCACAGTAATCAGAAGCTTCGAAAGGGTTTTCTTTTGGTATGGCATACAACCATTTGGCTCCTTTGGAAGGCGAGGAACGATAGAATCTTTAATAATGTTACTAAACACCCTATGGAGTTGGTGGATGAGATCAAAGTGTGGTCCAGGTGGTGGAGCGTACAACGGCTGAAGATTGAACCTTGCTTGTTTTATGAATGGTCTTGGGAGCTTTGCGTTTGTTTCGCGCAGTACTGTGTcgcttttattttttctgttgtGCTGCGTTGCTGTTCTTCGTTTTTCTTTGCTGTTTGGTTGCTGCTCAGATTCGGTCTTCTTTGTTAACAGGAAGGGTGCCTGCGTTTTTTGGTGCTGTTAGTTTTAACATGTTCTGctactttttgtgttttttgctGCTGTGTGCCTATGGGGTGGGTGTTGTGAGCCTTGTGTAGTGTAGTCACTTggcttttatttttatgtttccTCTGCCCTGTAACCTCTTGTATCTTTTGGCCCTCCTTTTTGGTATGCGTTATACTAAAGGGATtggttttttaataaaattttgctgcttaaaaaaaaaaagtacaagcAATCCTATCATTGCCCCAAAACATCAACTTAATTTGATGTTGCCTATAATTTATCCACTGGACCGCTAACTTAATTTGTTTCTCTTTCCAATGGACTAGTAATTTATCCACTGATTATGAGTTATAGCAAGAGAGACCTAGGGAAATGGAAACAGAAAAGGAAGCAAAAATCAATCTAATTTTAAGAATCTCTCTTTAAAAAGATGAGTGCACATTTTACCTCGAGCATTCTACGATGTCAACATCTGCCGACGGCGAGTTCCTGAGCAAAAGGTCCAATATTCCATCAGGTATTAGTGAAGATGGTTCGAAtcttgcttttaattctttttctaAGTTAACAATTTTCAATGCCAAGGATAATCCATATGAAAGTGGTTTCAGCTTTACTTTCAGTGACTTCAAGCTACGCATAAGGGATGCTGATAATAGCTTATCCTTCAAAATATCAGGAACAAAGGAGAGAACCTGCAATAAGAGATGACAGTGAATTAGAATTAGTTTAATgcattttcaaaattcaattgattttttagatAAGTCAGAAACATAAaaagtattttgaaaataaaataaaaattaagccTCAATGTTTACTTGGACTGTGACTTCAAAGCAAGGCCAAGTTAAGGTACCTGAAGAGTACTTGCAGAGACcgtcaatgattttatattaggAAGATCAGACAGCCAGCTGAGTAGAACCAAAGGAGGCTCCGAGTAATTTGCCAACATTTCCGCATCAATGTTTACTTGTTCAACAGAAGAAAGACTACTTCCATGGAACTTCTGATAAGGAATACCCATAAAAGAAAATGCACAAAGACTTGGAGCAGATAGCTCGATTTGGTAAACGTCGAAAGAATGATTACGCATAGTTAAACTAACTAGCTTCTCACTTGATATGCACAGGATCTGTGCATCCTTCACCGTGCAATTATCAATGATCAAACTATTCAACCTGTTAAAGGCTGAAAAGGGCTCAATTCGACCATCGTCACCAGCACAAAATGCAAAATTTCCTAGATGCAAGCAGGTCAATGCTGTTAAATTCAGTGATTTAGGAAACAACGTTCTCCCGTAATTATAACGACCTTTAGGTGAAACTGATAGCTTAAGTGACGTTAAAGTCTGACATGAAGAAATGCAAGGCAGAATGTCACGAATATCACCTTTGACATCAATTCCTAATTGAAGGAGCTTGGCATTGTGGGATAAAACATaatttgcaacctttttaagtAAGCTGGAATTAATACTACCATTACGATCAAAACCAAATGTGTGTGGTAAAATTGAATTATCACGAAGAGACAAAACCCTAGACACGAATTGGTCAAAACTCTTCAAAGTAGAAAACTTTGAGTAATGCAATGTAAGGGTGGGAATATATTTCCAAATACACTTCCATCTTTTGGACAAAATGCAAGTTTGAACGGCGTCTTTAGTGTTCAAAAATGACAAAATGTGAATGAGAATGCAATTAGGCAAATCACTCAATTTGTCTTCACTCATTTCAATGCCTCTTCTCTTCCTTGTCTTGTGTTGAATCATTTTCTTATCAACTGAATCAGAATTTATTCAGATAAAAacctaaggaaaaaaaaagaagaaaaaaatggaattaaaataaattctGCATTAAGATAGAGGAACACGAAGGTTAAGTACTGAACAAAACGGTGCAGAACATAGGTGCAGAAGTCATGTGATTTAGTGAGGataagaatttcaatttttgtctaATCCCTTACCCCCAATTTGTCAAGTCTCAAGGAACAaatttacaatcaaacacattACAAATAAATTAAGTCTCAAGGAACAaatttacaatcaaacacattACAAATAAATTATCTTGTTCGGgccccttattttttagcagatcaaatgcACCGGAAGTAAACAAGAAATTGTACGCTAGCAATGTTGTTTTGAAtttgaacaagaaaaacaaatgcAAAAAGAAAACCTAGAAAGTATTCTTGAAATCTCATTCATGCATGATAATgatatagaaaaagaaaaaaacgcataaaagaaaatgaatttggGGAATGAGAAATACCAACGTAACTGAGTTGTGAGTATGGTGGAATGGAACGCTCGCTAGGGTAAGgagtgaagaagatgaatctCAACGGTTTTATTGATTCTTGTTTTGAAGGACTGAAAATATTGAGAGGGAAACCAGACGAGGGAGCTAGAGAGTAAGAGAGGCACGCGGCCACATTGGCTTTGCTTCttgattttatgaattttttttttaagactaatttatgaatatttttttgttaaaggaTTCTGTTTGAAAAGTTAATGACTCTATTGAAGAGTaaaattgatcaatttttttttgggtgaataAATCGATCGATATATACATTTGGCCTTATTTTTTTAGGTGTAAAAACTCTTTTAATCATAAagctataaataatattttaaaaataatactttaaaactaaaattaaagttgtttggtaatttttttttcttataaaaaaagttaaactttgttttttattttattttaataaggttaaaagatatattgtatagtatattataatttttcttaaaatataaaagctatttttttttttttgaacaaaccaaaatgagatatattaacataaacagcctccccagcacaagacgtaccgaggaaGACTATACCAGTTTACAAAAAGTCAATAAGATACAATCataatcaaatcatacaaggcccaaacacaacaatggattagaccaccagctatggtagtttgaagtTAACGTGatactcgtcgtcttcaacaaCCGAAatgagaaaagcttgatcttatccaacaaacgatgatttctctctgttCATATCACCCAAACACAAGTAAGCCAAATAAGCTACAAAAAAGACCGACGCGCTCGAGATCCACCTGCTGAGGCTGTAAACTTgacaaaatgatcacgcaaAGTAGTGAAATCCACCAAAGAAATGTCAATCCACGCGCGAACTAAGTCCCAAAGAGATCCAGCAATACtacatgagagaaataaatgatGGGCCAATTCTGCCGctccacatccaaaaacacaCGTGCCAGCTGTAGAAGATAAAACTCCCCGAGTGACCAGGTTTACTCTCGTAggcaacctgtcacgcaataaaCGCCACGCAAAGATGGAAAAGAAGAGCAAAAAAAGATAGGTCAAAcgatttcaaaacaaaaatcccTTTTTCTTGTCTCAatatatggtaaaaaaaaagagtgacttttattatttttaagaattatttttacttattcttatgaaattaaatgtaaattgtatttaatttattcttttttttttcataatcaataaccaataaaaaattcTTTATACATCTTTCCataaaacttactatttaaaaaaaaaacacaaaagtcatatttcaaattattatattttacttttctaaaTAAATGAGCTCCCCCTATGACGATTTGGTCGGGTGAGCCCGAGTTCAATTTCTGATATGAACAATTCTTGatttaattttacttattttgcggtcgaactctgaattaccagTTCCTTTCCCTTATGAACTGGAGGATTAAAACCAAAGAAAAGTTTGACAAAGAGTTTTTCAATTCTACAAGTCAATGATCCATTTTGTGGTTTACTTGTTTTCAATTCTTTGACTTTGTTTTTTTTCAAGATTTTGGGTTTATTTTTTggttcaagaatgttttttttatttatttggatcTATCTAACAAATGCCTTATGAGTATTGATTAAGGATtgcatacaaaaataaaaaatgttaataaGCGATGGTGGAGTCTAGGGTGAGGGCTtaattaagtccctcaccgatGTACCACTTAAAAAATACCGTCAGATTTTATCAATGGTGTAGTTCTATTTTTAGAAAGACGAGAACATATGTACACTCTCACACACAATTTTGCCCCTAATTTCCACACCTGGGTGATTGTGGCTTCTCCGACTATGTACCAATCAACCAAGTGCCTTTCTTTTGGCTTCTCCGACTTTCGAGGATGATGGAAAACTGAGGCATAAAAGTTATTGAGGAACTCATGTTCACTGTGCTTTTATGCCTAAAGATGGAGAAGTTGACGCAAAGTGAAAGAGTGAATGGaaaggggagagagagagagagataaaatcctgtgttttttttttttttttgataatcagaTAAAATCCTGTGTGATTGTGACTAATGAGATCCTGTAGAGTTCTTTGATCTAATGGTCGAATTAAGTGGTACACCGATAAGAGACAGCCCTCACCTTAGAAGCCACCGTTTTTGAAGCActggttaaaaaaattaatatagtcaaattattttagaatttgtgtAGTCATGTTATTaagaatagtaaaaaaaaatgttatttataatttagaTGGGAACAACTTTTAATCAGATTTTAATCTTACGGTTTAACTTTGGATTACTTGAGCTTCCTTTTCTCAGGAACCACAaaattaatactaaaaaaaaataaaacatttactttttattttctttaactACTGTCcaattaatccaaaaaaaaatagaaaatataaattgttactTTTGTTAATGCAACTAGTAAAAAACTTCACACTAGTCTTTTGATTCATAAAAtttatgagtatttttaaaatattaacattaaTGTAATTTCtgtcaaaataaaaacactagtgcaatacttataaaatatttggtTATTTTATACGTAAAACCTCAcaattttgcttaaaaataaaataaaatataagtcTGTTCAAATGACTCGCCATTGGTTCTTTTTAAAATTAGTCGCTCAAATATACAAAAGCACTacttaatttttactttttgtttttatgaatttggtttaaaatataTTGTGTATTATTTAaggttttaatttgattcttataaaaattaattaatttgatcaaaaaatatttagaagATCAATAcaacatattttcttttttctatattaaaagtggggttaaatatatttttaatccctataaatatctcaaatttcatttttagttataaaaaatttcagtaaTTTTTTGTCCTTGATGACAGCCAATTATATGACATTTTTTGTAGTAGATTAGTATAGTTTTTATAGTAAATAAAGACCAAAAACAAGGAAATACCAGGAAAGTGAAGACACAAGGACCggaagcaagaaaagtgaaaaaagcagcaaaaaagggcaaaaatggaataaagaaAGCGCACCATCGTACACACGATGAACCTgggcgtggcgcgatgagaagaaggataaaattgaagaaaatcagctgaaaatctttaccatcgtggCATGATGGCTTGTCaccgtggcacgatgatgacttgaaaaataagCCGAAAATCTCTAGAAAATctttcatcgtaccacgataggATCCATTGAGGTcacgatgaggcaaaaataCACGCCATCGTAGCCACGATGTGTGCGATGGAGCGCAGAAAAAAGCACAAATCCAGCTGTAAAACTATAAACAAAGCcttcc
This genomic interval from Trifolium pratense cultivar HEN17-A07 linkage group LG6, ARS_RC_1.1, whole genome shotgun sequence contains the following:
- the LOC123891964 gene encoding F-box/LRR-repeat protein At4g14103-like; amino-acid sequence: MIQHKTRKRRGIEMSEDKLSDLPNCILIHILSFLNTKDAVQTCILSKRWKCIWKYIPTLTLHYSKFSTLKSFDQFVSRVLSLRDNSILPHTFGFDRNGSINSSLLKKVANYVLSHNAKLLQLGIDVKGDIRDILPCISSCQTLTSLKLSVSPKGRYNYGRTLFPKSLNLTALTCLHLGNFAFCAGDDGRIEPFSAFNRLNSLIIDNCTVKDAQILCISSEKLVSLTMRNHSFDVYQIELSAPSLCAFSFMGIPYQKFHGSSLSSVEQVNIDAEMLANYSEPPLVLLSWLSDLPNIKSLTVSASTLQVLSFVPDILKDKLLSASLMRSLKSLKVKLKPLSYGLSLALKIVNLEKELKARFEPSSLIPDGILDLLLRNSPSADVDIVECSRIDGSFDHLAPFSSLLFPEFLQQSSDEHVVHDLQRRIQHLKQAKLQINKYIDLAIKEKIIWKWEEVLALKDHEMMFLKTLDVIERQMREIEPL